The Stigmatella ashevillena genomic sequence AATCTGCACGATCTCCCCTTCAGCCTGACCTATCTGTTCGACGAGGAGGGCCAGGGGCATCTGGCCTGCGCGACCGGGATTGAGCCCGGCCACGGCTGCGCGCCTGCGACCCTGGCCCCACGCGGTGGCATCTGGGACTTGAGCTCCATCTGGGCTGGCGAGGCTCACGTGACGGCGGACCTCTGCGGCCGCGATCCCCTGCCGACGGGCGCCTGGGACAGGCAGCCGACCACCGCCGCGGTGGTCCCACTGATCGGCCAGGGGGGCGAGCGCCCCCGGGGAGCGATGATCGTCGGGCTGAACCCATACCGCCCGGTGGACGAGAGCTATGTGCCGTTCCTGAAGCTCCTGGTGGGGCAGGTGGCGTCCAGTCTGGCCAGCGCTGAGGCGCATGAGGCGGCGCGCCAGCGGGCCGCAGCGCTGACAGAGGCCGTGGCGATGCGCCAGAAGGCGGCCGAGGTCCTGCGCCAAGCCAATGAGCGGCTGACCTCCGAGGTCGAGCTGCGCACCCAGGAGCGCGACCGCTTCCGCACGCTGTTCCAGCAGGCTCCCAGCTTCATGTGCATCCTGTCCGGCCCGGACCATGTGTTCGAGCTGGTCAACGACGCCTACCAGCAGCTGGTCGGCCACCGCGACCTGAGCGGCCTTCCGGTGCGCAAGGCCCTGCCGGAGATCGAGGGCCAGGGCTTCTTCGAACTGCTGGACGGGGTCTATACCCAGGGCAAGGCCTTCGTGGGCCGTAACATGCCGGTGATGATCCAGCGAACACGCGGTGGTGCGCTGGAGGAGCGTTTCGTCCACCTCGTCTATCAGCCGATCATGGCGCAGGACGGCACAGTGTCCGGCATCTTCGTCGACGGCTACGACGTCACGCACCAGAAGCGCGCCGAAGAGCAACTGCAGCACCTGAACGAGACGCTCGAGCAGCGGGTTGCGGCGCGCACGGACGAGCTGGCGGACGCGCTTGCGCGCCTGCGGCGGGAGACGGCCGAACGGCGGGAAATGGAGGCGGCTCTCCGTCAGGCCCAGAAGATCGAGGCCCTCGGCAAGCTCACGGGGGGCGTCGCTCACGACTTCAACAACCTCCTGCAGGTTATCAGCGGAAACCTGCAACTGCTGGCGAAGGACATCACCGGCAACACCCGGGCCGAGACCCGCATGCAGAATGCCCTGGCCGGAGTGGCGCGAGGTTCGAAGCTGGCCTCACAGCTCTTGGCCTTCGGCCGCCGTCAGCCGCTGGAGCCCAAGGTGGTGCACCTGGGCCGCTTGCTGAAGAACATGGACGATCTGCTCCGGCGGGCGCTGGGCGAGGACATCGAGATCGAAACCGTGGTCTCGGGCGGGCTGTGGAACACCCTGGTCGACCCGAATCAAATCGAGAACGCCATCCTCAACCTGGCCATCAACGCCCGGGACGCCATGCGGGACGGCGGCCGGCTGACGATCGAAGCGGGCAACGCCCTGCTGGACGACGAGTACGCGCGCCAGCACGAGGAGGTGAAGCCCGGTCAATATGTGATGATCGCCGTCACCGACACCGGCGCCGGGATCCCTCCGGCCATCCTGGAGCGCGTGTTCGAGCCCTTCTTCAGCACCAAGCCGGAAGGGAAAGGGACCGGTCTGGGGCTCTCGATGGTGCACGGACTGGTCAAGCAGTCCGGCGGCCATATCAAGCTCTACAGCGAGGTCGGCGAGGGCACGACCATCAAGCTGTACCTGCCGCGTGTCGCCCAGAGCGAGGACATTCTCACCGATATCAGCACGGCGCCAGTGCGCGGCGGGACCGAGACCATCCTGGTGGCCGAGGACGACGACGACGTGCGAGAGACCGCGGTCGGCCTGCTCTCCGAACTCGGCTACCGGGTGCTCAAGGCCCGCGATGCGGCCAGCGCCCTGAGCGTCATCGAGAGCGGAATCCCCGTCGACCTCTTGTTCACGGACGTGGTGATGCCCGGCCCGCTGCGGAGCCCGGAACTTGCCCGCAAGGCCAAGGAGCGCCTCCCGCACATCGGGGTGCTGTTCACCTCGGGCTACACCGAGAACGCCATCGTCCACCACGGGCGGCTGGACCCCGGGGTAGAGCTGCTCTCCAAGCCCTACACGCGCGAGGCCCTGGCCCGGAAGGTGCGGCACGTGCTGGGCAACGAGGCCCAGCATCGGCTGGTCAAGCAGCAGCGGACCGAAGCGCCCGCCCCAGTCCCGGCGGCGGAGGACGTGCCACGCCGCCTCACGATCGTGCTGGTCGAGGACGACGAATTCATCCGTTCAAGCACGGCCGAGCACTTGGTGGACCAGGGTCACGTGGTAGTCGAGGCCCAGGACGCCGAGAGCGCGCTCACCGCGCTTTCCGCCCACCCGGCGGATGTGCTCCTGACCGACGTGGGGCTGCCGGGGCGCTCGGGCGCGGAGATGGCACGCGAGGCGGTCGCCCGCTGGCCTCACTTGAGGGTGATTTTCGCCAGCGGCGACGACGCGGGATTGGTGGAATCGGGCCTGTTGGACGCCGTGGTATTGCTGAAGCCCTACACGCCCAAGGACCTGGCGGCAGCCCTGAACAAGGAGGCGGTCCAGCGGACGAGCCAGCGCAGGTCCTCCTGAGCTGGGACTCATTTGTGCTCGTTGACAGGGGGCCCTGGGGGTACGTTGTTTCTGGCCCTACGCCCTGTCGCAGAGCAGCGGAACACGCACGGATGAAACGACATACGGAGGAAACAGTGAAAGCGATCGTACGTTCGGCACGCGCCAGCTGGACTCTCGGGCTTGCATGCCTCCTGGCGGCATGCGGTGGAAACGACGACAACGGTTCCCCTGCACCCACGCCTTCCGCTGCGCAGTCATGCGCCGACCTGGCTGGCAAGACGATCGGAGGCGCGATGATCAGCGCCACGAACCTCGTCGTCGCCACAGGCACCGTGCCCGAGTATTGCAATGTGATCGCGAAGATCCCGCCGCAGTTGAACTTCGAGGCGCGCTTGCCGTCCCAGTGGAATGGCAAGCTGCACTACAACGGGGGGGGCGGTTTCAGCGGCATGATGACCCCTCCCAGTGTGGAGGCGCTCTCCAAGGGGTTCGCGGACGTGGGGAGTGACGCCGGGCATTCCGCCGACCCCTTCACCGCCGGCTGGGCGATGAACGACCAGGTCGCACTGGTGAACTTCGCGTTCGCCTCGGTCCCCACCGTCACGAATGCAACACGCGAGATTCTGAAGGTGCGCTACGGAAAGGACGCCGACCGGTCGTACTTCGAGGGATGCTCAAACGGTGGCCGTGAAGCGCTGATGATGGCGCAGCGATACCCCGCTCAGTTCGACGGCATCATCTCGCGGGCGCCCGCCTACAATTTCACCGGCTTGCTGCTGGCGTTCAACCGCACCGCCAAAGCCCTTGCTGCACCCGGCGGGGCATTCACCTCGGGCAAGGTCGCCACGCTGGCCAGCGCCGTGCGTACCGCCTGTGACGCGCAGGATGGCATCGTGGACGGCGTGGTCTCGAATCCGCAAGCCTGCACCTTCAATCCTGCGACGCTGCGTTGCGCGGGAGGCGCGGATACCGGCGATGCCTGCCTGTCCGACGCACAGCTCGCAGTCGTCCAGTCCTGGACCACCGACTTCTCGCTCTCGACCGGCAATTTCCTCAATACGGGATGGGCCCTGAGCGGCAACGAGGACGGTCCGGTTGCCTGGTCCGCCTGGGTGACAGGCGCCAACAACGATCCCAGCACCGCAGTGCAGTTCAGCTTTCAGCTGGGCTTGGTGCGATTCATGCTCAACAAGGATCCAGCGCTCAACACGCTGACCTACGACCCGAATGCCAATCCCGGTGCCGTGCTGAGCTTGTCGGCGCTGTTGGATGCGGCCGATCCGGAGCTCACCCCGTTCCGCGCCCGCGCTGGCAAGCTGATCCTCTGGCATGGAGAGAACGACTCCGCGATCAGCTATCGCGGCACGGTCCGGTACTACACGCAGGCGGTGAATGCCGCGGGAGGCCAGGCGAACGCCGACCCGTTCCTGAAGTTGTACCTTGCACCGGGCGTGGACCATTGCGCGGGAGGCCCAGGCGCGGACACCGTCGACCTGTTGTCGGCACTGGATGCGTGGGTGACGGTTGGCACAGCGCCTGGCGACCTGACGGCGATCAAGGCGGATGAAAGCGGAAAGACAGTCCTGAGCCGTCCGCTGTGCCGCTACCCGAACTACCCGCGGTACAAGGGCAGCGGCGATGTGAACGCGGCCTCGAGCTTCATGTGTACCGCGCCTTGACCTCGCGGATGGAGGCTTGAGCACCGCGCTGCGGTGCTGCTCGAGCGTCGCCCCCTTCAGCATCACCCCTCGACCGGTGGAGGCGGCCAGCGCGACGTGGGTACCAACCTCTGGCGGTGAAAAGCCCTGACATTCCAGGAGGTTGGAAGGAACAGGAAAAATCAGCAGGGCCGCGAATCCATTCGCCCCGTGGCTGCCTCTTATCCTGCGAATGGGGATTCTCCCCATCGCACGAGGCAGGTCCCATGGGTTCGACCACGACTCCCGACGCGTTGCTGCTCGCGGCCCACGCCGGTGACCGCGACGCGATGGTGCACCTGCTCCAGCTTCAGCAGCCGAACCTCCGGCGGTACGCGCAGAAGCGCTGCCTCATCAGCGACGTGGACGACGCGGTCCAGGAAGCCCTGCTGGTGATGTCCCGCCACCTGACCGCCGTGCGCAAGCTGGCGTCGTTCTCCGGGTGGATGTTCAAGATCGTCCAGCGCGAGTGCCGCCGCCTGGCCCGCACGGTGCTGAAGCAGGACCCCTACGAGGAAGCGCTCGTGGACCAGTGGGTGTCCGCGCACACGCCGGACTCGCTGCGGCTGGACATGGTATCGGCGCTGGAGTCACTGCCGCCGCAGTACCTGGAGGTCGTCATGCTGCGCGACTTCGAAGCGCTCTCCATCCGCGAGATGGCCGAGCGC encodes the following:
- a CDS encoding hybrid sensor histidine kinase/response regulator, with product MISKDEQQEPYGDIFVGDGEMAKLMRAHDWASTSLGAPERWPNALKVALRLLLTSRFEMWLGWGPDIHFFYNDAYRPTLGVKHPKSLGMPTRLVWAEIWDDVKDRLQTVYARGESTWDRALLLVLHRNGYPEETYHTFSYSPLLGDSGKVEGVFCAVSEETDRVISERRLASLRKLASRLALASSRAEVIDAVREGLGGNLHDLPFSLTYLFDEEGQGHLACATGIEPGHGCAPATLAPRGGIWDLSSIWAGEAHVTADLCGRDPLPTGAWDRQPTTAAVVPLIGQGGERPRGAMIVGLNPYRPVDESYVPFLKLLVGQVASSLASAEAHEAARQRAAALTEAVAMRQKAAEVLRQANERLTSEVELRTQERDRFRTLFQQAPSFMCILSGPDHVFELVNDAYQQLVGHRDLSGLPVRKALPEIEGQGFFELLDGVYTQGKAFVGRNMPVMIQRTRGGALEERFVHLVYQPIMAQDGTVSGIFVDGYDVTHQKRAEEQLQHLNETLEQRVAARTDELADALARLRRETAERREMEAALRQAQKIEALGKLTGGVAHDFNNLLQVISGNLQLLAKDITGNTRAETRMQNALAGVARGSKLASQLLAFGRRQPLEPKVVHLGRLLKNMDDLLRRALGEDIEIETVVSGGLWNTLVDPNQIENAILNLAINARDAMRDGGRLTIEAGNALLDDEYARQHEEVKPGQYVMIAVTDTGAGIPPAILERVFEPFFSTKPEGKGTGLGLSMVHGLVKQSGGHIKLYSEVGEGTTIKLYLPRVAQSEDILTDISTAPVRGGTETILVAEDDDDVRETAVGLLSELGYRVLKARDAASALSVIESGIPVDLLFTDVVMPGPLRSPELARKAKERLPHIGVLFTSGYTENAIVHHGRLDPGVELLSKPYTREALARKVRHVLGNEAQHRLVKQQRTEAPAPVPAAEDVPRRLTIVLVEDDEFIRSSTAEHLVDQGHVVVEAQDAESALTALSAHPADVLLTDVGLPGRSGAEMAREAVARWPHLRVIFASGDDAGLVESGLLDAVVLLKPYTPKDLAAALNKEAVQRTSQRRSS
- a CDS encoding tannase/feruloyl esterase family alpha/beta hydrolase; translated protein: MISATNLVVATGTVPEYCNVIAKIPPQLNFEARLPSQWNGKLHYNGGGGFSGMMTPPSVEALSKGFADVGSDAGHSADPFTAGWAMNDQVALVNFAFASVPTVTNATREILKVRYGKDADRSYFEGCSNGGREALMMAQRYPAQFDGIISRAPAYNFTGLLLAFNRTAKALAAPGGAFTSGKVATLASAVRTACDAQDGIVDGVVSNPQACTFNPATLRCAGGADTGDACLSDAQLAVVQSWTTDFSLSTGNFLNTGWALSGNEDGPVAWSAWVTGANNDPSTAVQFSFQLGLVRFMLNKDPALNTLTYDPNANPGAVLSLSALLDAADPELTPFRARAGKLILWHGENDSAISYRGTVRYYTQAVNAAGGQANADPFLKLYLAPGVDHCAGGPGADTVDLLSALDAWVTVGTAPGDLTAIKADESGKTVLSRPLCRYPNYPRYKGSGDVNAASSFMCTAP
- a CDS encoding RNA polymerase sigma factor, coding for MGSTTTPDALLLAAHAGDRDAMVHLLQLQQPNLRRYAQKRCLISDVDDAVQEALLVMSRHLTAVRKLASFSGWMFKIVQRECRRLARTVLKQDPYEEALVDQWVSAHTPDSLRLDMVSALESLPPQYLEVVMLRDFEALSIREMAERLSLDPAAVKSRLHRARVMIREYLLA